The window GTCATCGAAGAAGGCGGGGTCGGGCAGTAGATCGGCAGGCAGCACGACATAGGCGATCGCTCCCCAGAAGACCCAGCGGGGACCGGTCGGAAGACCGGCCCGACGGAGGTCCCGCCGAGTGCGGACCAGCCGGACCAGCAGTACGACCGCCGTCCCGAGGGCCACCGCCAGCACGGCCGCGACGACGAGAACCAGAATCCACGTGTTGGTGTCCATCAGCCCTTCCCCGACTCGTCCGCTGCTCCTCTTCGGATGCCCAGGTTCGCCCGCTTCACCACCGGCGGGCCGGTCCGACACGCGGCGCGGGACCTCGGCGTGCCCCCGGCCCGCCCCCTACTCTGTGCTGTCGATTGATCACCTTGAGCGAACAGTGGGGTGCGCGTGTGAAGATCGCCTGCGTCGGCGGTGGGCC is drawn from Streptomyces liliifuscus and contains these coding sequences:
- a CDS encoding YkvA family protein; protein product: MDTNTWILVLVVAAVLAVALGTAVVLLVRLVRTRRDLRRAGLPTGPRWVFWGAIAYVVLPADLLPDPAFFDDIGVLLLALRSMRASADPLR